ACACGGCATGAAGCGCAGTGCAGACCGCCTTCGAGAATCTCTTTCTCGTTTTCCTCCCCGACATTAAGGGTGAGATCCCCTTTGCAGACCGGGCAGCAAAGA
Above is a window of uncultured Methanoregula sp. DNA encoding:
- a CDS encoding methytransferase partner Trm112, with product MKRSLMDILCCPVCKGDLTLNVGEENEKEILEGGLHCASCRVEYPIHDGIPNLLPQQSD